In Neomonachus schauinslandi chromosome 6, ASM220157v2, whole genome shotgun sequence, a genomic segment contains:
- the LOC110586047 gene encoding interferon-induced protein with tetratricopeptide repeats 3-like, translating to MYLKRTTDTSPTPREVNKDSLEKTLPQLKCHFTWNLLKKDSVSGDLEDTVCHQIEFLNTESKATMYNFLAYVNHLNGHSEAALEHLRQAEELIQREHPDQAETRSLVTWGNYAWVYYHLGRHADAQMYVDKVRQTCEKFSNPYSIECPELDCEEGWTRLKCGAKHNERAKVCFEKALEEKPNNPEFSSGLAIATYCLDNKPQKPLSMDALKQALELNPDNQYVKVLLALKLQTMNEEADGEQLVLEALENTPCQPDVLHNAATFYQKKGDLDKAIELFLRASKSIPNNGYLYHQIACCYRAKIKQIQDTAESEASRNGEKIGELKQCAVDYVIKAMEKGVDPLYAYSDELLETEDYYQIACSKELPGTQRQQPHQHYHDFQGRHGKSKDTATQCNLEGLPTSTKATEEGKTEYPPQNTAGNQLPQNAPNSWYLQGLIHKLNGELLQAAECYEKELGYLLRNSPTGIGSLLLPLAELEEGSEAVGRGPHNPTPRVPGTLS from the exons atgtatttaaagagGACCACAGATACTTCACCTACCCCACG TGAGGTCAACAAGGATTCTCTGGAGAAAACCCTTCCACAGCTGAAATGCCATTTCACCTGGAACTTACTTAAGAAAGACAGTGTCTCAGGTGATCTAGAAGATACAGTGTGTCACCAGATTGAATTCTTAAACACGGAGTCCAAAGCTACAATGTACAATTTCTTGGCCTACGTAAACCACCTGAATGGCCACAGCGAGGCAGCGCTGGAGCACCTGCGCCAGGCGGAGGAGCTGATCCAGCGGGAGCACCCGGATCAAGCGGAAACCCGAAGTCTGGTCACCTGGGGTAACTACGCCTGGGTCTACTATCACCTGGGCAGACATGCAGACGCTCAGATGTACGTCGACAAGGTGAGACAAACCTGCGAGAAGTTTTCAAACCCATACAGTATCGAGTGTCCCGAGCTTGACTGCGAAGAAGGGTGGACACGGCTGAAGTGTGGGGCAAAGCACAATGAAAGGGCCAAGGTGTGTTTTGAGAAAGCTCTGGAGGAGAAGCCCAACAACCCAGAATTCTCTTCTGGGCTGGCCATTGCGACATACTGTCTGGATAATAAACCACAGAAGCCACTCTCCATGGATGCTCTGAAGCAGGCCCTTGAGCTGAATCCCGACAATCAATACGTCAAAGTGCTCTTGGCCCTGAAATTGCAGACGATGAATGAAGAAGCTGACGGGGAGCAGTTGGTTCTGGAAGCCCTGGAGAACACGCCTTGCCAACCAGATGTCCTTCACAATGCAGCcacattttatcaaaaaaaagGTGATCTAGACAAAGCTATTGAACTGTTTCTAAGGGCATCGAAATCCATTCCAAACAATGGTTACCTCTATCACCAGATTGCGTGCTGCTATAGGGCCAAAATCAAACAAATTCAGGATACGGCAGAATCTGAAGCTAGCAGGAATGGAGAGAAGATTGGAGAACTAAAGCAGTGTGCTGTTGACTATGTGATTAAAGCTATGGAGAAGGGAGTAGATCCGCTGTATGCATATTCTGATGAGCTCCTGGAAACAGAAGACTATTATCAGATAGCTTGCAGTAAGGAGCTCCCCGGCACTCAGAGGCAACAACCCCACCAGCACTATCACGACTTTCAGGGGCGTCACGGGAAGTCTAAAGACACTGCTACCCAATGTAATTTGGAGGGTTTGCCCACAAGCACAAAAGCAACGGAGGAAGGAAAGACGGAATACCCACCACAGAACACCGCTGGAAATCAGCTTCCACAAAATGCACCAAATTCTTGGTATCTCCAAGGATTAATCCACAAGCTGAATGGAGAGCTGCTGCAGGCAGCCGAATGTTACGAGAAGGAGCTGGGCTACCTCCTAAGGAACAGCCCCACAGGCATAGGCAGCCTTCTCCTGCCACTGGCTGAGCTTGAAGAAGGCAGTGAGGCAGTGGGCCGGGGCCCGCACAACCCCACTCCCAGAGTTCCCGGAACCCTGAGCTGA